Within the Numenius arquata unplaced genomic scaffold, bNumArq3.hap1.1 HAP1_SCAFFOLD_49, whole genome shotgun sequence genome, the region ggattcactctgctctccctgagtgcagcaggaatactgagggtttctgacatcccaaaacagtcctcagatgggacggagggaatttttttttcaaaaaagctctcagctggcctctgcctccctcactccttcgaagagggagtgcaggtactggcacacccttgtgcattgggcatggttttatctgacaaagtcaaacaccaggactggcccctgcttccagcgttcccgtgaaccctctgctgcagagcagggctgactcctcggcaccagtgggcagaggcccagctcctcatggcacgttcaaccagcacggtagcagagcttcagccatggagctgaggggaggtctcctagaaaaggaatacagggggtaaggcgtgtagcagggaagggtctgtaggaaaaggctttggttttgctgctaaaagtctcccataacttgtcaatgacttttcctccttgcaggggtctccatgcccagaggcagcaaatgtccaacagcagctccatcgcacagctccatggggttctatgagaactggagtacgttttgctctgagacgtccaccgtaacttgtcactgccttttcttccttggacaggttccaatgcacagaggaagcaaatgcccaacagcagctccatcacccagttcctcctcctggcatttgcacacacacgggagctgcagctcttgcacttctggctcttcctgggcatctacctggctgccctcctgggaaacgcgctcatcatcaccgccatcacctgtgaccaccgcctccacacccccatgtacttcttcctcctcaacctctccgttcttgacctggcgtccatctccaccactgtccccaaagccatggccaattccctgtttgacaccagggccatctcctactggggatgtgctgcacagctatttctgtttgtcctcTTGATTGCAGCAGAGTATTCTCTTCTCAcagtcatggcctacgaccgctacgttgccatctgccaacccctgcactacgggaccctcctgggcagcagaaattgtgtccacatggcagcagctgcctggggcagtgggtttctcaatgctctcctgcacacggccaatacattttccctacccctctgccagggcaatgtcctggaccagttcttctgtgaaatcccccagatcctcaagctctcctgctcacactcctacctcagggaagttgggcttcttgtggtcagtgtctgtttatcatttggttgttttgttttcattgtggtgtcctatgtgcagatcttcagggccgtgcagaggatcccctctgagcagggacggcacaaagccttttccacgtgcctccctcacttggccgtggtctcccttgttatcaccactggcatgtttgcctatctgaagcccccctccatctcctcctcacccctggacttGGTgatgtcatttctgtactcggtggtgcctccagctgtgaaccccctcatttacagcatgaggaaccaggagctgaaagacacattgaagaagctgattctgtcactaatctctcagcagcattaacctgcccgtgtctcttcagaagtgatttcagattcatctggggaacttcctgggctttgggccttttctctgtgataaccatgtgtgtccaggtaCGTTCCACTTCtccagaggcatgaacccagcccttctgaccctgaggcccgttcacgtgtgcctggcacaggggtacagctgacctcccatctcatgtctctttaataaaatgggatttcttcagtgccgctgtctggaggtttggctcttcttccaaagctgagctcaggctgaggaagttgtcctcacaaggccatggtgctttgtttgggttctccatgggatgagggaagagtgttaggcaatgggacaatgtggggcaatgtattagggaacgggcccaggctgagccttcacccgtggttGCCCAGTTCCCCcagaaacggtgaatgatccacagggatctgcctgggactgtccctccatggctttcagtcatcacagccaactcgctctgcggagcagaaacaacagtgcaggaccctgtggagatcatggggagggggcaggagtggcaaatgaggccagatcagacaaagttccctggtgaaatgttctctggggacagggacgcccttggagaagagcaaaggagcatctctgtgcatccaaggtggaaaaaaagacgacaaagagaaatcaatctctgcatgcaccagctcagggcaggcttctctagggatggagcagtctgaggagctccggggcccggagtcttctcctggaagaggggctgacacagaggggctttctgtcagtggtcaggatgtcttggagacaggtgcaggggacacgggggagacactggtctctgccatctcgtgccatgtccggccctcagccctggggccagtgtggtgctgagacatctctctgccccccaggagctactgtggccatcagatgggctgaggctgtggggttgagtctgcagagctttgcagaacccatcaatgggcactgccacggggtcagcccagaatgggctgcttttctgggctggacaggggagagatgggggagagggagaagaagcaagagggagaaccagagagagactgggatgggcttgaaagtgcttggaagaggaacacactaaagttagctgagcgccctgcccatgcaggTTGAGGACTTGAACCAGGCgtctggtgttgcagagccagggcttgtagaagccatctgagacttgcagacatgggagagaggaggctggtctgtgcctttggtggcatgggcagttgaggaaggtggcacagagcacttgtagcaccccaaatctgtcacactggccacttccagcactggcagcacaccccaagtttatgagtgaattttcctgtttggccatctctgtcctcctgccaggctcagtgcctgaatcaattttcttgaagcaaaggacgaTCAatatggtcagggactggagcgcctttcccatgaggagacgctgagggagatgagctagtccagcctggagaaaggaaggctgagagggatttcattgcagcctgccagtacctaggaggactttatggagaacagagagccaagctcttcaccagggtgcatggtgggaggacaaaagacggtgggtggaaggtgaaagagaagaggctcagcctgcagataggaaagcgcttttccccatgagctgagccaagcattggagcaggtcgcccagagatgctgagcagactccagccctggaggttgtcaaactttcttcaaactggtccaagccttgaacaacgtggcctgaccatgtttctggcaggctggaatggagacctcccaaggccccttccaacttgagctgatactatgaacctacgacctcaggccctttttctgataacaacagagcaaatgcttatggggcacgaatccccctctgctgtatgtgaccccctaaaacaaaacctcagccagtgacgagaggtcggtatcacggtgtgactctctgtgcaaagactgaggggtgtcattgacagtcctgggcaggaactgctttggggacacggggctctatgcaaggcacaaaatgaccgtttttttttttcaatgctgcgaGCCTGATTATAatagaagtgtttagaaaaatgtcaataaaaatatgaatcaaagaagaactaaagaaaagatgcaaagaaagaaaatgtacttttcagcttttaaaattatctgtggatttttttccttttgctttaatataatagtcaaaggggggaatttgtatccttgctcttctttttattttttttttaaaaaaaaagaaagtgtgttccagaactgggattggatgtaggacacaaataccttcagctacagaggcacagatacctcctgccagcatagatgccctggacaagtgccagcgcactcctgacttctcccgtcactcaatcagccagagctttttgaaacattccatcaggtaccaactgtcgtggtttggcctcagaggacaacaaagaaccacggggcagccgtgctctctcaagccccccccccccagccatgaggggagaatcggaaggaaaaggcaaaactcgtgggttgggacaaaggcagtttaacagaacaacaaagggaacaagaaaacaataacagtaacacagatagtgatgccgtgaaagtcgaaatcaggactcaagagtggggatgactattaagcaggtattctttattgcagcgctggacgcacaggggatcgctcctccaaatgtgcgcaccaaaagccatgagttacacagcttatacacaagttaaacatacatattcattattcttcccagaactcattgtcatacgttgccccccactcccgcatgcgtctttcagtctcttgctggtcttcaaagacctctggtggtcgtttacttcatcccttcctcttcatcactgcgtccttttggtgaactgcagtcatctacttctctattcttgctggcaaagctgcaaggctggtttaggctggctctgcatgccttggtggtctcgacacatcctgttctcagagataagttcctcttggaagataacaaggtgctgacctgtacaattgctagttgcatacgtgcttaggcccctgtttgcatttagccaagttagaaaaacaaagactcacagtatttgctaactcattgtttatgctaagagcggcttagttgtgtcaagcaaaccttcaagccatactcagccctattccttcattcaacccccgcttttctgtaagctatagaaaattcttttgcaaaatcttgtttacagtccacaatacatgtactggttgagcaagagtccgtactttccaccacatccaaaggttgagagcagtcaacagtagggctacaaggatcagcactagtacaggatgcactgggaagttgaaaaactatgccgcggttggagatttaatgaggtatttagaaaaatgtcccaccagtggtgttccccggtttcctcgatggttgtaatgatgttccttatttccagagtatcgtgctggacttgccataatgttcgtttagaagtttctttcactttctctagcagtgagtatacttgcttcacatcaaatttacatgctatatcaattgagctgttttctcttattttataggatggtatttgtccttaatctccccagtctctcctaatttggccatcagtttttaaaactgtgtataccttagtttcttcatctgtgatattcagacctacgttacccaagtatccattcctgatccagtcttcagggtcggggacatcatctagatctTGATGGGTGATGCAggtctctgtccagctgtgatgcagaagatcatgataatgatttctggaatcgcagttttgctggtccagtacattcagaggtccatttctgctcaagtgggggatcttcctcacgctttgtagccttccattgtttacgtctttgtaatcttagttttaaaggtcctaaaggttccaaagtccactgcttgtctggagcctttttcactcaggagcagtgaatccaggccggctgttctttttactttgattgcagtgaaggtggtcagtagcacttggaatgctccgttccacttctcttctagtggatcacctgaaaaattcttaatataaaccaaatttccaggactaaagggatggatagtatggtccagtcccttaactctggttcctaagtcattcttattgattttctctaatcaagggagcaggcagtctaggaggttccttgagtgtatggaagataacttcctgacacaactggtaggagagcctaccaggagAGGcacctcactagacctacttttcacaaacaaagaagaactagtgggagatgtggaggtcggaggccgacttggtcttagcgatcatgaaatggtcaagttttcaattcttagtgaggtaaggaagggggtgagcaaaacctccaccttggacttccagagggtggactttagcctgttcagagccctggttgggagggtcccttgggagagaatcctgcagggaaaaggggtccaggagggctggatgctcttcaagaaggaaatcctaaaggcccaggagcaggctgtccccgtgaggcgcaaaattaaagagcggggaaaatggccggcctggatgaacaaagagcttttgatgggacttcggggaaaaaaggagggtttaccacatttggatgaagggacaagcaactc harbors:
- the LOC141478474 gene encoding olfactory receptor 14A16-like, with protein sequence MPNSSSITQFLLLAFAHTRELQLLHFWLFLGIYLAALLGNALIITAITCDHRLHTPMYFFLLNLSVLDLASISTTVPKAMANSLFDTRAISYWGCAAQLFLFVLLIAAEYSLLTVMAYDRYVAICQPLHYGTLLGSRNCVHMAAAAWGSGFLNALLHTANTFSLPLCQGNVLDQFFCEIPQILKLSCSHSYLREVGLLVVSVCLSFGCFVFIVVSYVQIFRAVQRIPSEQGRHKAFSTCLPHLAVVSLVITTGMFAYLKPPSISSSPLDLVMSFLYSVVPPAVNPLIYSMRNQELKDTLKKLILSLISQQH